The following proteins come from a genomic window of Streptomyces liliiviolaceus:
- a CDS encoding ribonuclease H family protein — protein MIVPMAERVIAACDGASKGNPGPAGWAWVVGDGTGTPTEWEAGPLGTATNNVAELTALERLLTAVDPGVPLEIRMDSQYAMKAVTTWLPGWKRKGWKTAAGKPVANQELVVRIDELLDGRSVEFRYVPAHQVDGDPLNDFADRAASQAAFVQKPAGSEQGSPEPPKSPAAKKATPKAASAKKRTSSSSTSSSASSSRTLKAKFPGRCRCGRSYAAGETIAKNPDGWGHPECRTEAQ, from the coding sequence ATGATCGTGCCCATGGCTGAACGCGTGATCGCCGCATGTGACGGGGCGTCGAAAGGAAACCCGGGCCCCGCAGGCTGGGCCTGGGTCGTGGGTGACGGCACGGGAACCCCCACGGAATGGGAGGCGGGCCCGCTCGGCACCGCGACCAACAACGTCGCCGAACTGACGGCACTGGAACGGCTGTTGACGGCCGTGGACCCGGGCGTGCCGCTGGAGATCCGGATGGACTCCCAGTACGCGATGAAGGCGGTCACCACCTGGCTGCCGGGCTGGAAGCGCAAGGGCTGGAAGACGGCCGCTGGCAAGCCCGTGGCCAACCAGGAACTCGTCGTACGCATCGACGAGTTGCTCGACGGACGCTCGGTGGAGTTCCGGTACGTGCCCGCGCACCAGGTCGACGGCGATCCCCTCAACGACTTCGCGGACCGGGCGGCGAGCCAGGCCGCTTTCGTCCAGAAGCCGGCGGGCAGCGAGCAGGGCTCTCCCGAGCCGCCGAAGTCCCCGGCGGCCAAGAAGGCGACCCCGAAGGCGGCCTCCGCGAAGAAGCGCACCTCCTCGTCGTCCACGTCCTCCTCGGCGTCCTCCTCGCGCACGCTCAAGGCCAAGTTCCCCGGCCGCTGCCGCTGCGGCCGCTCGTACGCGGCGGGCGAGACCATCGCAAAAAACCCTGACGGCTGGGGCCACCCGGAGTGCCGCACGGAGGCCCAGTAA
- a CDS encoding Zn-ribbon domain-containing OB-fold protein, with translation MFHRGSGTTTGLLDPGTIAGTGAAATAAPAEEGLLYQRCRWCGTSTFHRLLCPVCAGSDLRTERSAGLGVIRHATVVQRNTPGARNVSLVEMAEGFTVRGRVSGPLVAIRTGDRVQLTTSADPVRREPVFKLCDEPFSGPYAGSYSGWH, from the coding sequence GTGTTCCACCGAGGAAGCGGGACCACGACGGGCCTACTCGACCCGGGGACGATTGCGGGAACAGGGGCGGCGGCGACCGCGGCACCCGCCGAGGAGGGGCTCCTGTACCAGCGCTGCCGCTGGTGCGGGACCAGCACGTTCCACCGGCTGCTCTGCCCGGTCTGCGCGGGCAGCGATCTGCGTACGGAACGCAGCGCGGGCCTCGGCGTCATCCGCCACGCGACCGTCGTGCAGCGCAACACGCCCGGCGCGCGCAATGTCTCGCTCGTCGAGATGGCGGAGGGATTCACGGTCAGGGGCCGGGTCTCGGGACCGCTCGTCGCGATCCGCACCGGCGACCGGGTCCAGCTCACCACGTCGGCGGATCCGGTGCGCCGCGAGCCCGTGTTCAAGCTCTGCGACGAGCCCTTCTCCGGGCCGTACGCCGGGTCCTACTCCGGCTGGCACTGA
- a CDS encoding polyprenyl synthetase family protein, whose amino-acid sequence MTAMSSALSPARPAAGARAGESAPQLLEHSRALVRPALAEAIARLHPWVGEMAAYSLGWCEPGGAAVSTPAGGKGLRQALAVLGAEATGAPRSAGVTAAVAVELVHTFSLLHDDIMDGDPTRRGRPTVWKAYGTGPAVLTGDALFALAVETLAAAPGTGIPSAVRHLSTALNDLVRGQADDLLFESRPWTGPEAVRPDEYRAMAEHKTGALLGCATALGAVLAGAPRETVAALDRAGRHLGIAFQVVDDLLGIWGDPAVTGKPVHADLLRGKKTFPVLAALGTPAARPLARLLNSAGPLAPADARRAATLIEDAGGRAAATAEARRHIAVVDICLDRLPTTGGDTSSTNSTRSTDDLRALLDFLVRREM is encoded by the coding sequence ATGACCGCGATGTCCTCCGCGCTCTCCCCCGCCCGGCCCGCCGCAGGGGCACGCGCGGGCGAGAGCGCACCTCAGTTGCTGGAGCACAGCCGTGCCCTCGTACGCCCCGCGCTGGCCGAGGCGATCGCGCGGCTGCATCCCTGGGTGGGCGAGATGGCCGCCTACTCCCTGGGCTGGTGCGAGCCCGGCGGCGCAGCCGTGTCCACGCCCGCGGGCGGCAAAGGACTGCGGCAGGCACTCGCCGTGCTGGGCGCGGAGGCCACCGGGGCCCCGCGGAGCGCCGGAGTGACCGCTGCCGTCGCCGTGGAACTGGTGCACACCTTCTCTCTGCTCCACGACGACATCATGGACGGCGACCCGACCCGGCGCGGGCGCCCCACGGTCTGGAAGGCGTACGGCACGGGCCCGGCCGTCCTCACGGGCGACGCGCTGTTCGCCCTGGCCGTGGAGACCCTCGCCGCCGCACCCGGCACCGGCATCCCGTCGGCCGTCCGCCATCTGTCCACCGCGCTCAACGACCTCGTACGCGGTCAGGCCGACGACCTGCTCTTCGAGAGCCGCCCCTGGACGGGCCCGGAGGCGGTCCGTCCCGACGAGTACCGCGCGATGGCCGAACACAAGACCGGCGCCCTGCTGGGCTGCGCGACCGCCCTGGGCGCCGTGCTCGCCGGCGCACCTCGCGAGACGGTCGCCGCGCTCGACCGTGCGGGCCGCCATCTGGGCATCGCCTTCCAGGTGGTCGACGATCTCCTGGGCATCTGGGGCGATCCCGCCGTGACGGGCAAGCCGGTCCACGCGGACCTGCTCCGGGGCAAGAAGACGTTCCCGGTCCTGGCTGCCCTCGGCACTCCGGCCGCCCGGCCGCTCGCCCGCCTCCTGAACTCAGCCGGCCCCCTCGCCCCGGCGGACGCCCGCCGCGCCGCGACCCTGATCGAGGACGCCGGCGGGCGCGCGGCGGCGACGGCGGAGGCCCGTCGGCACATCGCCGTCGTCGACATCTGCCTCGACCGCCTCCCCACAACCGGCGGCGACACCAGCAGCACGAACAGCACCCGCAGCACCGACGACCTGCGCGCGCTGCTCGACTTCCTCGTACGCCGCGAGATGTGA
- a CDS encoding antitoxin — translation MSVMDKLKDMLKGHPEQTSKGIDKAGDLVDDRTQGKYSGQVDTAQDRLKDQFGSGKDDNPPRS, via the coding sequence ATGTCCGTTATGGACAAGCTCAAGGACATGCTCAAGGGCCACCCGGAGCAGACGAGCAAGGGCATCGACAAGGCCGGCGACCTCGTCGATGACAGGACTCAGGGCAAGTACAGCGGTCAGGTCGACACAGCCCAGGACAGGCTGAAGGACCAGTTCGGGTCGGGCAAGGACGACAATCCGCCGCGGTCCTGA
- a CDS encoding TetR family transcriptional regulator yields MRESLVAAAFHLFVERGYEQTTVDDIVALAGVGRRSFFRYFPSKEDVVFPDHEGCLARMTAFLGESGPAHEPVERVCDAARLVLRMYAENPAFSVQRYHLTRKVPGLRTYELSVVWRYERALAEYLRGRFSGRPDGTLRADVIAAAVVAAHNNGLRSWLRSDGRGDAGAEVDHALAHVQGVFGPQQAAGAPARSPGPDGNGADGNGARGGGKDDDVVVVVSRRGAPLWRVVQEIETTLGRDPA; encoded by the coding sequence ATGCGGGAGTCCCTCGTCGCGGCGGCGTTCCATCTGTTCGTGGAGCGGGGGTACGAGCAGACCACCGTCGACGACATCGTGGCCCTCGCGGGCGTCGGACGCCGGTCCTTCTTCCGGTACTTCCCGTCCAAGGAGGACGTGGTCTTCCCCGACCACGAGGGCTGCCTGGCCCGGATGACCGCCTTCCTGGGCGAGAGCGGCCCGGCGCACGAACCCGTGGAGCGCGTCTGCGACGCCGCACGCCTGGTGCTGCGCATGTACGCCGAGAACCCGGCGTTCTCCGTCCAGCGCTACCACCTCACCAGAAAGGTCCCGGGGCTGCGGACGTACGAACTCTCGGTGGTCTGGCGGTACGAGCGGGCGCTGGCCGAGTATCTGCGCGGACGTTTCTCGGGCCGGCCGGACGGGACGCTGCGGGCCGACGTCATCGCCGCGGCCGTGGTCGCCGCGCACAACAACGGGCTGCGGTCCTGGCTGCGTTCGGACGGCCGCGGCGACGCGGGCGCCGAGGTGGATCACGCCCTCGCCCACGTCCAGGGGGTGTTCGGGCCGCAGCAGGCGGCGGGCGCCCCGGCGCGGAGCCCCGGGCCGGACGGGAACGGGGCGGACGGGAACGGGGCCCGGGGCGGCGGCAAGGACGACGACGTGGTCGTCGTGGTCTCCCGGCGCGGCGCCCCGCTGTGGCGGGTCGTCCAGGAGATCGAGACCACGCTCGGCCGCGATCCCGCCTGA
- a CDS encoding mycothiol transferase, producing the protein MHAQDVLVEAYGRIKDEVHAAVVGLSPDELNARPGGTANSITWLIWHLTRVQDDHVADAFGFKQVYLSGGWADRFALPLSEDDTGYGHDARQVGEVRVDSGDLLTGYYDAVHEQTLRALGGLRAEDLDRVVDENWTPAVTLGARLVSVLSDDLQHVGQAAYARGLSAAD; encoded by the coding sequence ATGCACGCCCAGGACGTTCTGGTCGAAGCCTACGGACGCATCAAGGACGAGGTGCACGCCGCCGTCGTCGGCCTCTCCCCCGACGAGCTCAACGCCCGGCCCGGCGGCACGGCCAACTCGATCACCTGGCTGATCTGGCATCTCACCCGCGTACAGGACGACCATGTCGCCGACGCCTTCGGCTTCAAGCAGGTCTATCTGTCGGGCGGTTGGGCGGACCGCTTCGCACTGCCCCTCTCCGAGGACGACACGGGGTACGGCCATGACGCGCGGCAGGTCGGCGAGGTCCGGGTGGACTCGGGCGACCTCCTGACCGGCTACTACGACGCCGTGCACGAGCAGACCCTGCGGGCGCTGGGCGGCCTGCGCGCCGAGGACCTGGACCGCGTCGTCGACGAGAACTGGACCCCGGCCGTCACCCTGGGCGCCCGCCTGGTCAGCGTGCTCTCCGACGACCTGCAGCACGTGGGCCAGGCCGCCTACGCACGAGGGCTGTCGGCCGCCGACTGA
- a CDS encoding MurR/RpiR family transcriptional regulator: protein MPSPQQARAQASAISSGKPVTEAEAAPTTRLRALFDGPRLSPGQRRIAQYLIEHITEAAFLSITDLAERVGVSQPSVTRFATAVGFSGYPALRERLQSIALSKLAGSPDAAEEARPNELQAAVDAEIDNLENLRRDFADPEQVIETGRALSQSTPLTVLGLRISGSLAEYFAYAARRIHPDVRLVTRGGSVAYDALLQSREAGGTWVLAFTMPRHAHETLTAMRVARRAGLRVALVTDLGLGPLADEADVVFATGTGARLVFDSYAAPVVLSAALLQAMTDADPERTQARLEDYEQVADEHVFFLKD from the coding sequence GTGCCATCGCCGCAGCAGGCCCGCGCGCAGGCGTCCGCGATCAGTTCGGGGAAACCGGTCACGGAGGCGGAAGCGGCTCCCACGACCCGGCTGCGAGCCCTGTTCGACGGCCCCCGGCTCTCCCCCGGACAGCGGCGCATCGCCCAGTACCTGATCGAGCACATCACCGAGGCTGCCTTCCTATCGATCACGGACCTCGCGGAGCGCGTGGGCGTGAGCCAGCCGTCCGTGACCCGTTTCGCGACGGCGGTGGGCTTCAGCGGCTACCCCGCCCTGCGGGAACGCCTCCAGTCGATCGCGCTCAGCAAACTCGCCGGCTCGCCCGACGCCGCCGAGGAGGCCCGGCCCAACGAGCTGCAGGCCGCCGTCGACGCGGAGATCGACAACCTGGAGAACCTGCGCCGTGACTTCGCCGATCCGGAGCAGGTCATCGAGACCGGCCGCGCGCTGTCGCAGTCCACTCCGCTCACCGTCCTCGGGCTGCGGATCTCCGGTTCGCTGGCCGAATACTTCGCGTACGCCGCCCGGCGCATCCACCCCGATGTCCGACTGGTGACCCGGGGCGGCAGTGTCGCCTACGACGCCCTGCTGCAGTCGCGCGAGGCGGGCGGCACCTGGGTGCTGGCCTTCACCATGCCCCGGCACGCGCACGAGACGCTGACGGCCATGCGGGTCGCCCGGCGGGCCGGTCTGCGCGTCGCCCTGGTCACCGATCTGGGGCTGGGGCCGCTGGCCGACGAGGCCGACGTGGTATTCGCGACCGGTACCGGCGCACGGCTCGTCTTCGACTCGTACGCCGCGCCCGTCGTGCTGTCCGCCGCTCTGCTCCAGGCCATGACCGACGCCGATCCCGAGCGGACGCAGGCCCGCTTGGAGGACTACGAACAGGTCGCGGACGAGCACGTCTTCTTCCTCAAGGACTGA